DNA from Thunnus maccoyii chromosome 21, fThuMac1.1, whole genome shotgun sequence:
CTTTcaagaaaatatgtcaaaattatGATATACTATTTCATAATTGcgagaaaaaaatctaataactATGAGAAAAGATCCTAAAATTATGACTTGCTATCTCATAATTACGAGAAAATATCTCAAATTGAGAACATTTGAGATAGTAAGTTGTAATTATGGGATCTTTTGTAATTTTGAGATCGTTTATCGTAATTTTGAGATAGTAcattaagtcataattatgagataaggCCGGTTTTTTTCATCAGTGAATGTATCTGGCAATAAAACGGAAGACAGCGGTGTGATGGATATTAACGTCAGTTCTTATCGTTGTGAGATTATACTGATAAGGTCAGTAGCGTCACGGAAATCATTTTCAGATCATAACATGGATCCATATGTGGACACAGGCTTTCCCTGATCAATCGTTCGTACTGATATTATATGTTATCACTGCATATTGATCTTGGACGTTGTTTTTAAGCAACACCCACTTAACGGGTCTCCTGCTAACCGTTTTAGTCAGAGGTGATGCTCAGTcagtgaggatgatgaagagggAACCGACGGTATTTCTACTCCTGcctgagtgtgagtgtgtgtgtatgtgtgagtgagtatgtgtgtgtggcactcAATGTATGAGGAAGTCAAAAAACTGAGGAAATGGACGACGCATATTCAGCCAAGCTTAACGGCTTTTTGGCAACATTAACGCAGAAATTGTGGATGTATGCTTTGGGATTAGAGGAGATGGATCGACGAGCGACATATCTGCACTGAAACAACGGACGCGATGCTAGCCTGCTAGCTTGCTCTTTGGTGTTTGTTCCTTCCGACTCATAACGTTACTGTTGACGTTACAATTTCGGATAAGACGATCAAAACTGTCGAGTCTTCTTGACTAGATTAACGTAAACCTTAACGGTCAACTTTACTCGGTGACACTTAGCGTCTAGGTACATTATTTGTATAAGTATGTGCATATTTACTTTAGAAGTAGCTATTAGCGTTAACGCTAGCCAAAATTAGTTAAGCTAATTAACATAACGTTAGCTGAGAAGACACGTTATTACACAGTTTGTATGACTAACTTGACATGTTACAATTGGCAATGGCGCTCATAAACGGGTTTAGTAGTCTCTAACGTTAGCTGCGCGTTTGACGTACAATTTGTGCTTACGAGGCAAAATATTAAACAGTtataattgaaatatttttaatctaTTGCTCTACATTGTTTTTCGCGAATTACCTTTGCTTGATAGGTTGATTGGAAACTTTACAACGACTACCTCTCCGGATAAGACTTAGAAAAGAGACAGTATGTGATATTTAAGGCAATTTTCTGCATCTCACACAGGTTGAAATATTTAACCGGGAGGGTTGGCTCATCTTCAAATGCTCTTGAAAGCCACATGGGCTGTTAACTCTCCCAGAACGGCCTCATCAAGAGTAGCTCGTAACAGTTAGATATGCGTCTGTCCTCCTTTTTGGCCGTGTTCAGGCCTGCTTTACCCCTTATCCTCGGGCTGTCTCTGGGCTGCAGTCTGAGCCTTTTAATGGTGTCCTGGACACAAGGGGACACGGATGACTCCTGCAGAGATGAACTGGGTAATGGGGGGCTTTTTCTGGGCAGAGGAGATGCTCAAAGGGACTCAAGGGATGGGGCTGGAGAGGAAGACTTCCAGCCACGTATAGTGCCCTATCACAAGGACCCAAACAAGCCACATAAGAAAGTCCTCAGGTGAGTGTGGAAGTcaggtctgattttttttttgccagtgtTTCCAGGTGCTGAAAGAAGTCAAAACATGATGGGATCAGATTAGATCAAGATAAGTGCCACGAAGACTTACAGAGAGGGCTTTTCAGTGAACACATATGCAGCcattgagttgttttttttttttcaacaaatgtaAAGGCAaatttgtcaaaacaaaaaaaaccacacaacattttttcttatatCTTACAAGACTTGTTTTAAGAAACTGGAGACAATTTGATTACAGGGGATTTACATTTGTTAGTGCTCTCTTTAATAGGCTTACATTTAAATCTCCCCTGCAATAATCTAAATGCACTGAGTGGGATATACAGTATAGGTGTCCCATAGATTAAAGGTTACATTAGTCAAATCTACTTTTACATATATGTACAGTAGTTCAGATGACTTGACTTGACCTGTTAATCCACAAATGCATAAGATCTGATAATCTTCTACATGTCTTAAATTAGAATTCTAAAGCTGATTATCTGCTGGAAAAAGCTTCATATAATCTGCAGCAGTTTGGAAGAATCTGCTGAAATCTAAGATGTTTTAAATGCGGTCAAGATTTACTGGTAATAGCTTCCAAACCTAACTTGTGTTCTAATTTTTTCCGTTTATCTTTCTTTTCCACCTCTGCAGAACACGGTATATTCACACTGAACTTGGCATCAGAGAGCGACTGCTGGTGGGCGTGCTAACCTCTCGTGCAACCCTCAACACGCTTGCCGTGGCGGTGAACCGCACTGTTGCCCACCACTTCCACCGCACCTTTTTCTTCACGGGCCTGCGCAGCCCCAAGGTGCCTCATGGTATGACTGTGGTTGCCCACGGTGACGACCGCCCTGTGTGGCTGATGTATGAGACGGTGCGCCACCTCCATCAGCACTATGGCTCAGACTATGACTGGTTCCTCTTAGCCCAGGACGACACTTACATGCAGGCAGATCGTCTGTCAGAGCTCGTGGGCCACCTCAGTGCAGGTCAGGATTTGTATATGGGCAGGGCGGAGGAGTTCATTGGTGGGGAGGAGAAGGCACGCTACTGCCACGGGGGTTACGGCTACCTGCTGTCTCGCAGTCTGTTGGCCCGTCTGCAGCCCCACCTTGACACCTGCCGTAATGACATTCTCAGCGTGAGACCTGATGAGTGGCTGGGCCGCTGCATTATTGACTACCTGGGTCTCAGTTGTGTGGAGGTACaccaggtaaaaaaaaaatatggatacCAACAAACagttgttttattaatttaacgTGCTTTTGGtagtttttttgggggggggtatCCACAATAAcatttctttatctttatttgtttggcTCACAGGAGATGACCTATCGTTACTTTGAGCTCGGGAAAAACGCAGATCCAGAGCGTGAAGATAGCGCACAGTTTAAAAACGCCTTTACCGTCCATCCTGTATCAGAACCAAATCTCATGTACCGCCTACACAAGCGCTTCAGCCAGATCGAGCTGGAATGGACTTACCTTCAgatccagcagctgcaggttgGTAACACTTAATCATGTTTTGTCCCTTGTTTTTATGGTTCTTATCTGATGGGACTACACTGATGCTGTGGGGATGAGCACTGTGTGAAAGTATACTGTTTGTTCTTCTCTCCACCACTCCCATTTTTGAACCAGGGCAGAAATTCCTGACTGATACAATATTTATACATGTCAGAAAGCCAAGACAAGGGATAGGGCGTTCTGCCGAGTTTTACATTCCAGCGTCAGCGCTCTTTGAATTTCATCTGCACTAAAAAGccttattatttaattaaagtAGCTGCTAATGATAGTTTATTAGGCACGGAAGCAAATGCATTATTAAGGACTGATATACACATTGTTCCTGCGCTGTTGTATATTATGTACACTGTAGCTTCTTGATAATTTTCCTCTATCTGTATTGTTTACTGAGCCTATGCTGTGTTTTGCACCATCATGAACCAGCTgccacaactaaactgtgtgtGGGCTCAACCCGAAACTATCAGATGTTTGCACCTGTTAAAGACCGCTGTTAGTTATTTCCTTCTTGGATACTATTGTGTAATAAAGCTTCAAGCGACAATTGAGGATAATTGCAGCTGGGCTGTTTTGACTTGACTTTAAATATACCTTACAACACAGAGCAATCAAATATGTAATGGAGGCAAATGTTTACACCATGTTTCCCTCTGAATTGGTCTTTAATTACCTTTTATTATACGTTTGGCAGGTTTGATGTGTCAGAGTGAGGTTGCAtaatatgttatttgtgtttactCATCAGATGCAGATCAGCAACCTGAGTGACTTGACACCGGAAGGTAAGGCTGGAGTCACATGGCCTGTAGGAATCAATCCTCCCTTCAAACCAAAGACCCGTTTTGAGGTTATAAACTGGGAGTACTTTACTGAAGAGCATATTTACTCGTGCGTCGACAGCTCACCCAAGTGTGAGATGAGAGGGGCTGACCGCGCCGATGTAAACGCAGTTCTGGAGATCGCGGTGGAGCGTCTGAACGAGCGTTACCAGCCGCAGCTACGCTTCCGCAAGCGGCGTCTACTTAACGGATACCGGCGCTTCGATCCCACACGCGGTATGGAGTATGTGCTGGATCTTGCACTGGAGGCCTATACCCAGAAAGGTCACAGCCAAGTCATTGCCAAACGGGTAAACTTGTTGCGACCTCTAAGTGCAGTTGAAATTATCCCCATGCCTTATGTGACAGAGGCAACACGGGTGCAGGTCATCCTACCTGTCACTGCCCAGGATCAGGACTTTGTCGGTAACTTCCTCGACATGTATGTGATGAACACTTTGGACACCCATGACAATGTTTTACTCACGTTCTTGTTCATCTACGATCCTTTCGATGCACAGCGAGTCAGCCAGACTGATGTGTTCGCTGGCATCAAGGCCATGATCGGGGAGGTGGAGAAGCGCTACGGAGACGTGAAGATCCCATGGATCAGCGTGAAGACGGAGGTTCCCTCACAGGTGAAGCTGATGGACATCATCTCTAAGAAGCACCCAGTGGACACGCTG
Protein-coding regions in this window:
- the chpf2 gene encoding chondroitin sulfate glucuronyltransferase, whose translation is MRLSSFLAVFRPALPLILGLSLGCSLSLLMVSWTQGDTDDSCRDELGNGGLFLGRGDAQRDSRDGAGEEDFQPRIVPYHKDPNKPHKKVLRTRYIHTELGIRERLLVGVLTSRATLNTLAVAVNRTVAHHFHRTFFFTGLRSPKVPHGMTVVAHGDDRPVWLMYETVRHLHQHYGSDYDWFLLAQDDTYMQADRLSELVGHLSAGQDLYMGRAEEFIGGEEKARYCHGGYGYLLSRSLLARLQPHLDTCRNDILSVRPDEWLGRCIIDYLGLSCVEVHQEMTYRYFELGKNADPEREDSAQFKNAFTVHPVSEPNLMYRLHKRFSQIELEWTYLQIQQLQMQISNLSDLTPEGKAGVTWPVGINPPFKPKTRFEVINWEYFTEEHIYSCVDSSPKCEMRGADRADVNAVLEIAVERLNERYQPQLRFRKRRLLNGYRRFDPTRGMEYVLDLALEAYTQKGHSQVIAKRVNLLRPLSAVEIIPMPYVTEATRVQVILPVTAQDQDFVGNFLDMYVMNTLDTHDNVLLTFLFIYDPFDAQRVSQTDVFAGIKAMIGEVEKRYGDVKIPWISVKTEVPSQVKLMDIISKKHPVDTLFFLASTWTEVNADFLNRCRMNAISNWQVFFPIHFQEYSPAVVYRDQQPSAASSSFASESLRDGHFDRHVFDEACFYNADYMTARTKMAADILDNEELLESMDVYDIFVRYSGLHVFRAVEPALIQKYVRRACNPRFSEDIYHRCVLSNLEGLGSRSHLAMALFEQEQANST